The DNA region AAATCGGCGATGGTCAAAGGAATTCGTTCCCCTGCTTCGTCAACCCTTAAAATGACAAATTGTCCCGGCTGAGCTTTATGAGCAATCAAGGGCGCAGCCATTTCAAACAGTTTGACATTGGGCGCCAGCTCTTGTTTTACAAGAATTTTATACATAATGACCTCCCGTTGCAACCATTCTATCCATTGGACATCTAAAACAGCCCGACAATTTTTCCGTTATTGTCAATATCCATCCGTTCTGCCGCCGGATGCTTCGGCAGTCCCGGCATCGTCATGATCTGCCCGGTAATCGCCACCAAGAATCCGGCGCCGGCAGCCACCCGCACTTCCCGAACGGTAATCGTAAAATGTTCCGGCCGGCCGAGCTTGGCCGCATCATCGCTGAGAGAGTATTGCGTCTTAGCCATGCAAACCGGAGTTTTATCATAGCCTAAAGCAGTCAGTTCACTGATCGTTTTATCTGCTGCGGGAGTGTAGGCAATATCGGCCGCGCCATATATTTCTTTAGCAATCACGGCAATCTTATCTTTAATCGGCGCTGTTTCGTCATATAAAAATTTAAAGTCGGCAGGTTTCCTGGTAGCCTGCAAAACCTTTTCCGCCAGAGCCAAGCCGCCTTCACCGCCTTTGGCCCAAACCGCGGACACGGCCACCTCAGCGCCTAATGCGTTGCATTTCTTTTCAACAAATTCCAATTCCTGCGGCGTGTCCGTCGGAAAAGCATTGACAGCCACAACCACCGGCAAACCGTATTTTCGCATATTTTCAATATGCTTGACCAGATTGTCCATGCCTTTTTCCAGGGCCGCCATATTTTCGCCCACCAAGTCGGTTTTCGGTACTCCGCCATGCATCTTAAGCGCTCGCACCGTGGCCACAATCACCACCGCCGCCGGCTTAATCCCGGCAAACCGGCATTTAATATCCAAAAACTTCTCGGCACCCAGGTCAGCGCCGAAACCGGCTTCCGTAACGACAATATCAGCCAGTTTAAGGGCAAATTTCGTCGCCATAACACTATTGCAGCCGTGAGCGATATTGGCAAAAGGACCGCCGTGGACAAAGGCCGGCGTGTTCTCCAGCGTTTGCACCAAATTCGGTTTGATTGCATCCTTAAACAACAACGTAAGCGCACCGGTAACTTTCAAATCCTGCGCCGTAACCGGCCGATTGTCATAAGTATAGCCAATAATAATCTTTCCAATCCGCTGTTTCATATCGTCCAGCCCCCGGGCCAGACACAGAATCGCCATCATCTCCGATGCTACCGTAATATCGAAGCCGCTTTCCCGGGGCACGCCGTTCGCTTTGCCGCCTAAGCCGCAAATAATAGAACGCAAAGCCCGTTCATTCAGATCAAGAACACGCCGCCAGGTAATTCGCCGGGGATCGATGTTCAGTTCATTGCCCTGATGAATATGATTATCCACAATCGCCGCCAGCAGATTGTGCGCGGTGGTAATGGCATGAAAATCGCCGGTAAAATGAAGATTGATATCTTCCATCGGCACAACCTGGGAATAACCGCCGCCTGCCGCGCCGCCTTTAATACCGAAGCAGGGACCCAGAGAAGGCTCCCGCAGGGCAATCACTACTTTTTGCTTCATCCGGCGCAACGCGTCTCCCAGTCCCACTGTTGTCGTGGTCTTTCCTTCACCGGCAGGAGTGGGATTAATCGCCGTTACCAGGACCAACTTGGCATCGGGCCGGGATTTAACCCGCTCCCAAGTATCCAAGGACACCTTAGCCTTATATTTTCCGTAAAGTTCCAGCTCCTCCGCCGGAATATCAATCTGGGCGGCAACCTCGCTGATTGGCTTCATTGCCGCTGCCTGGGCTATTTCTACATCACTTTTCATCTGCAACACACCTTTGTAACTATGTAAACAGGAGCGTGCCTGTCTATAGTTTATTTTTTTTCGCCATTACGATTCTTGCCGCTTTTACCGTATTATGCAGCAGCATAGCGATCGTCAGCAAACCGACTCCGCCGGGAACCGGCGTAATATAACCGGCAACTTCCTTTACCTGATCAAAGTCCACATCGCCTGCCAGTTTCTTGTCCGCTATACGGTTAATGCCGACATCAATCACCACTGCTCCCGGTTTCACCATAGCTTTCGTTACAAAACCAGGTTTACCAACCGCCGCTACCAAAATATCGGCTTGCCGGGTAATATCGGCCAGTTGCTGGGTATGGGAATGGCACACCGTAACCGTAGCATTACGGGACAGCAGCAAGTGAAACATCGGCTTACCCACGATATTGCTCCGTCCGATCACCACCGCCCGCTTGCCGGCTATGGGAATCCCGGCAAATTCCAGCATTTTAATGCAGCCCCATGGAGTGCAGGGAACAAGCTGTTCCTCGCCGATACTGAGCTTGCCGACATTGATCGGATGAAATCCGTCTACATCTTTTTCCGGACAAATAGAATTCGTTATCTCTGCCTCAGCGGCCCGCAGATGCTCCGGCAAAGGCAATTGTACCAAAATTCCATGGATATTGTCCGCCTGATTCAATTGAGCGATTCTGTCAAGCAATTCCGCTTTGCTTACCGTTTCCGGCAACGAAATGACTTCTGAATAAATCCCCAGCTCTCCACAGGCTTTATGCTTGTTGGCTACATATATCTTTGACGCAGGATTCGCTCCGACAATAATAACCGCCAATCCCGGCACTATCCCATACTCCTGCCGGAATGCGGTCAGATCCTCTTTTACCGCTTCTTTAATCCGAGCGGAAAATACCTTGCCGTCTAAAATTTGCGCAGGCATGACAGACCTCCTCTTTTCTGCAATGATGACTTCAATAATACTAAAATATACTAATCAAGGTAAAAATAAAGACTGAAATACCAACCAGCCCATTCCGCATAAAATAAGCCTGTGTCACTTTTGTCAGATTATCATACCGGACAATCGCATGCTGGTATACCAATACGGCTGCCGCCAAACCCACCCCCATATAATAGGGCCAGGAAAGCTGCAGCAGCCCGCCAATTGATAAAAAGCAGGCAACGCTTATGCCGTGCATTACTTTAGTTAATCCCAAAGCTCCATTTATGCCAAAACGTACCGGCATGGAGTGAAGACCGTGTGCCTTATCAAACTCCACATCCTGACAGCCATAAATCACATCAAACCCGGCAATCCAAACACCAACCGCCAAGCCCAATAATAGTACCGGCAGCGTCAAATCCCCCCGGATAGCAATCCAGGCGCCAACGGGAGCAATGGACAATGCCAGCCCCAGTACCAAATGACACGTCCAGGAGAAGCGCTTCATATAAGGATAAACCACTAAAGGAATGACCGCTAACGGAGCCAATTTCAGACATAAAGGATGCAGGTTGGCGGCGGCCAGCAGAAAAATACCCAGGCTGGCTGCCACCAGTAAAACAGCCTCCCCTTTCTTTACCTCGCCGGTGACCATCGGCCGCTTGGTAAAGCGGGGATGAAGCCGGTCATATTTCAAATCAATAAAATTATTTAACGCCAAGGCGGCGCTTCGCGCGCCAACCATCGCCAGAGTAATCCAAAATAAATCCCAGCCGCCGGGAATTCCGCCAACAGCCAGCACTGCTCCCATATAAGCAAACGGCAAAGCAAACACCGAATGAGACAAAGCTATATTATCCAAATGTGCTTTCAATTTACCCAAGATTTAAATCCTTCCACTTCGCATCCACAATTTTTTTAATCTCATCGGACATGACGATTTCATCCGGCCATTCCCGGTTTTGTCCTTCTTCCGGCCAGGTTTTCGTTGCATCAATGCCCACTTTCGTCCCCCATTTGGGCATGGGCGAAGAATGGTCCAGTACATCCAGCGGTCCATCCACCATTACAATATCCCGGCGGGCATCGATGTTATTAAAAACCCGCCACCACACCTCGTTCATATCCTGTACATTGACATGCTGGTCCACAACAATGAGCATTTTGGTAAACATCATTTGTCCCATGCCCCAAATCGCATGCATCACCTTTTTAGCCTGCTGCGGATAGCTTTTTTTAATCGAAATCACCGCACAGTTATGAAAAACCCCTTCCAAGGGAAGATTGATATCCACAATTTCCGGTAGCTGCATTTTAAGTATCGGTAAAAAAATGCGCTCGGTCGCTTTCGCCAGGAAGCAGTCTTCCATCGGCGGTTTTCCCACAACCGTTGCCGGATAAATCGGATTTTTTCGATGGGTAATACAAGTAATATGAAAAACCGGATATTGGTCGGCTAAAGAATAATAACCGGTATGATCGCCAAAAGGACCTTCCCGCCGCATTTCATCCATATTGACGTAACCTTCCAAAATAATTTCGGCCTGGGCGGGAACTTCTACATCCACAGTTTCGCACTTGACTAATTCTACCGATTTTTTCCGCAGAAAGCCGGCAAAGACCATCTCGTCAATATCCCGGGGCAGAGGAGCCGTAGCAGCATACGTCAACGCGGGATCACCGCCAATCGCTACGGCAACTTCAATCCGGTCTTTGCCCATTTCACGGTATGCCCGGTAGTTAGCCGCACCGTTTTTATGGATATGCCAGTGCATGCCGGTAGTCTGTCCGTCAAAAACCTGCAAACGGTACATCCCCACATTTCGTTTCCCGGTCAGCGGATTTTTGGTAAACACCAGGGGCAGCGTAATAAATCGTCCGGCATCACCCGGCCAGCATTGCAAAATCGGAAATTTTTCCAAAGACGGCTGATCTTTAATAATAACCTCTTTACAAGGACCGCTCTTTACATATTTGGGAAAGTGAATAGCCCGTTTGGCTGTCGGAATAATTTTGACAAGCTCCAGTTTATTCTGCAAAGAAATATAGGGAAGCCGAAGAATACTGCCGATTTCCCGGGCAATATCATCAATCTTTTCTACACCGAGGGCAAAAGCCATGCGCTCCATACTGCCAAAAGCATTGATCAATACCGGCACATCATACCCTTTCACATTTTCAAACAGCAGTGCCACATTCTTATCGCCGGACATTTTCGATACCCTGTCCGTTATCTCCGTAATTTCCAGCTGGCAATCCACACTTTGCTGAATACGTTTCAGCCAGCCCCGTTCTTCCAAGCCATTAATAAACTCCCGTAAATCAGTAAATGCCAAATTCAGGCGCTCCTTTCAGTCTCCGGCAAGCAACTCTTGCTATTTACGCAGTATATATTTGACGATTAAAATACTAATCTCATACAGTATAATCATCGGAATGGCCACCATGCACTGGGAAAAAATATCAGGTGTCGGCGAAATCAAGGCACCGACAACAAAAGACAGCACCAGAACGACTTTGCGTTTGGCAATCAAAAAGCCGGAACTGATAATTCCCAGCTTGGCAAGCACAAGCACAAATAAGGGCATTTCGAAAATAAAGCCAAAAGGAACCAAAAACGAAATCACAAAGGACAAGTATTGTCCCAATGAAAATAGGGGCTGGAGATCGTCAGTAGCAAATCCCATAAAAAATTTAATACCGGCAGGCAGCACAAAAAAATAAGAAAAGGCCAGGCCGACAAAAAACAGCACCACCGACGCCGGAACCAATATAAGAGTAGCCAGCCGCTCTTTGAGCGTCAAAGCCGGTACAACAAAAGCCCATACTTCATATAGCACAATCGGCAAAGCCAATAAAAAACCGGCAAAAAAGGATACTTTTAAATACGTAAAAAAAGCTTCCGCCGGGTTTAAATAATACAACTTGCCGGCAGGTGCCGTAATGAAATGGACAAGCTCGGCTGCATAAAAATAACAGGCGGTACTGCCGATTGCCACAGCGACAATCATGATAATCAGACGTTTGCGCAGTTCTGCCAAATGCTCAATCAGCGACATTTCTTTCGGATCTGTCACCATTTCCTGCTGTTCGCCATCGTCGACAGGAGTATTATTCTCAGACATCAGGCTATCCTCACTTCTTTTCGTCCGGCTTTTTCTCCTCGCTGATAACCTCAGCTTTTACAGTCACATCCTTAGTGGGTTCACCGGTTGTCGCCCGACGGAATTCCTGAATCCCCTTGCCCAGCGCCTTCCCTACTTCCGGCAATTTCCCCGGACCAAATACCACCAGAGCAATTACTAAGATCAATACTAATTCCGGCATGCTGAAGCTAAACATGCATTCACGTCCCTTCCTGCTTTTTATGTAATTATTATACCTTTGCAGGTGGAAAAACACAACGATAGTCCGCAGAGATATCCAAAAAAGTGGCGGGTACTAAGCCCCGCCACTTTTCAGCAAGTATTAAATTACGGCAGCATCCAGTGCAGCACATACGCCTGTGCATACGTTAGCATGCCAATCAGAATAATCATTGCCACACTGTGAGGCAATGCAAACCGGAAAATAGTCGATTCCTCACCAACCAAACCGGTTGCAGCAGTAGCAACCGCAATACTTTGCGGCGAAATCATCTTGCCGCAAACACCGCCGGAGGAGTTAGAAGCAACAATAAGATTGGGATCAATCCCCAGCTGCTGAGCAGCCGTCTGCTGCATCGAGCCGAACAATGCGTTAGACGACGTATCGGAACCTGTGAGAAACACACCCAGCCAGCCAAGAAACGGTGCAAAGAACGGATAAGCCGAACCGGTGGATGTGAAGGCCAAGCCCAAGGTAGAGCTCATGCCGGAATAGTTCATAATATAAGCCAAGCCCAGAATCAAGGCAATAGTGATGATTGGATAGATCAGTACTTTGATAGTTTTACCAAAGCAGGCAACAGCCCGTTTAGCGCCATAATTCGGGATGATGAACAGGGAAAGAATTCCGGACACGAAAATAGCAGTACCGGCAGCCGACAGGAAATTAATGCCATACGTTGCCGCGTAGGGGGAAGTCTTTGCCACAACCGGAGCTGACCGCATAACCAAGTTATGCAACCCAGGCCAGGCAAAGGATGTCAAGCCAAGAGTTTTCTCCCAGCCAACTAATACTTTCTTGAATCCCAGGAATTTATCATCAGCCCACAGAAAAACCAGAACCGCCAAAATAATGTAGGGACCCCAGGCGCGAAGAACTTCGCCTATGGAATACTGCAGTTCAACTTTGCCGGTAGCGGCAACTTTCTCATCAGGAAAGTGCCACGTATTGGTAGGCTTCCACACATTGAGAAAAATCAGCAGTCCAATAATGGTAACCAAAGCCGAGGTAATATCCGGCAAGTATACACTAATATAATTGGAAGTGAAAAACTGGGTAGCAGCGAAGCAAATACCAGCTACAATCACCGCCGGCAATACTTCCATGGCCCGTTTCCAGCCGCACATCATTACAACGACCCACAGAGGTACGATAACCGAAAGGAATGGCAGCTGACGGCCAATAATTTTACTGAGTGTCATTGGATCTATCCCGCTTACCTGGCCAAGAACGACAACCGGGATGCCGATACCGCCAAAGGCAACCGGAGCGGTATTAGCAACCAGGCAGATACCGGCGGCATAAACCGGGTTAAAGCCAAGGCCCACCAGCATAGCAGCCGTAATAGCCACCGGCGTTCCGAATCCCGCAGTGCCTTCGATAAAGGAACCGAAAGCAAAAGCGATAAACAGCGCCTGGAGACGGCGATCTTCGGTAATCGACGCCAATGAATTTTTGATGATTTCGAATTCACCGGATTCCACTGTCATATTGTAAACCCAGATAGCAGTTACAATAATCCAGACAATTGGGAAAATACCGGTCAAAGCACCGTTAAGCGTGGCACTGATCGCCAAGCTGGCCGGCATTTTAAAGACAAAAATAGATAGCAAAATTGCAGCCACTACGGCAATGCCGGCCGCGTTGTGCCCTTTCGAACGCTTGATACCCAGCATATACAAAAGAATAAATAGCGGAATGGCGGCGACAAGCGCCGAAAGACCTACACTTCCCAGAGGATTATAATCTTGAACCCATGTCATAAAACATACACCCTTCCTTTAATACAGAATGAAGCTAACCGTTAATTCGGGATGTAAAATAGCTATTTTTCTATTTTCACCACCTTTCTTTACTTTATTCAGTTATTGTTATAAAACCGCATACCAAAAAAAAAAATTCACCTCTTTCGTTGGTAATCTACGGCTGCCTGCTGGGGGGAATTCCTAAGGACATACTCCTGAGCATGGTTTTTAACCAAAAGTCGCGGTTATCAATAAATTCAGTGAAATAATCATTCTATCGATTTTTATATATTAAGATTATTCGGCAAGAGTAAAATAATTCCTGCCGATTTTACAGTCCGTTTATATTTTTTTTATAATTCACCGGTGACAAGGGGAAAAAAAACGGCAGGTTACCCGCCGCTTTTTTATAAATCAAACTATTTTCACTTCAAAAACTTATGGCAGCATCCAGTTCAGTACATATGCCTGGAGATAAGTCAATACACAGATGAAGAGCAGCATAGCAATACTATGAGGCACTGCCGCCCGGAAAATGGTGGATTCTTTCCCGACCAAGCCGGCTGAAGCGCAAGCAACAGCAATACTCTGGGGTGAAATCATCTTGCCGCAGACACCACCGGAGGAGTTAGCAGCCACACACAGGTTCGGGTCGATACCAATCTGCGTCGCAGCCGTCTTCTGCATGGAGCCAAACAGCGCATTGGCCGAAGTATCCGATCCGGTCAGGAACACACCCAGCCAGCCAAGAACAGGAGCAAAGAAAGGGAATGCCGCCCCGGTTGCCGTAAAGGCCAGTCCTAAAGTAGAACTCATACCGGAGTAATTCATCACATATGCTAAACCAAGTACCATAGTAACAGTAAGAATTGGGTAAATCAGTATTTTAATTGTTCTGCCAAAACAAGCAACAGCCCGACCGACGCCATAGTGGGGAATAATCAGCAGGGAAACTATGCCTGCGGCAAAAATTGCCGACCCGCCGGCAGACAGGAAGTTGATTCCCCAAGTCGCCGCATACGGAGCATCTTTCGCCACAATCGGGGCCGTTCTGATAACCAGATTATGCAGTCCCGGCCACGTAACAGCTGTCAAGCCAAGGGCTTTTTCCCAGCCAACCAGGACATTTTTGAAACCCAGGAATCTATTATCAGCCCACAGGAAGACAAAAACAGCCAAAATGATATAAGGGGCCCAGGCACGAAGCACCTGACTGAGAGAATATTGCAGCTCTACTTTACTATCGGCAGTAGCCGCCGCTTCGTCAGGAAAATGCCAGATTTTAGATGGCTTCCATACATTAAGAAAAATCAGTAGCCCAATAATCGTAACGAAGGCAGAAGTGATATCCGGCAAATAGACGCTAATATGATTGGAAGTATAGTACTGGGTGCCGGCAAAACAAACACCGGCTACCAATACTGCCGGCAACACTTCCATAGCCCGCTTCCAGCCGCACATCATCACAACTACCCATAGAGGCACGATAACCGAAAGGAACGGCAGCTGACGGCCAATAATTTTACTCAATGTGAACGGATCAATCCCGCTGACCTGTCCGAGAACGACAACCGGAGTACCGATAGCGCCGAAGGCAACCGGAGCTGTATTGGCAATCAGGCAGATTGTCGCGGCATAAACCGGATTAAACCCGAGTCCAACCAGCATAGCGGCCGTAATAGCTACCGGCGTACCGAACCCGGCAGTACCTTCCAGGAAGGAACCAAAGGCAAAAGCAATAAAAATAGCCTGCAAACGGCGATCATCCGTTATGGAAGCCAGGGAATTTTTAATGATTTCGAATTCACCGGCTTCAACTGTCATATTGTAAACCCAAATGGCGGTTACGATAATCCAGATAATCGGGAAAATACCGAACAAAATGCCATTAAGAGTTGCACTAATCGCTAAACCAACAGGCATCTGAAATGCCAAAATAGCTACCAAAATTCCGGAAGCCAAACCCCAAAAGGCCGCAACATGACCTTTTGATTGTTTAATCCCCAGCAAATACAGGAGAATAAAAAGTGGAATGGCGGCAACAAGCGCCGAAAGTCCTATACTTCCCAGGGGACTATAATTTTGAACCCATGTCATTTTAAATTACACTTCCTCATATTTATTAAATATTATAATATAATAAGCCACAAAATCTCAGTTTCA from Veillonellales bacterium includes:
- a CDS encoding formate--tetrahydrofolate ligase, whose translation is MKSDVEIAQAAAMKPISEVAAQIDIPAEELELYGKYKAKVSLDTWERVKSRPDAKLVLVTAINPTPAGEGKTTTTVGLGDALRRMKQKVVIALREPSLGPCFGIKGGAAGGGYSQVVPMEDINLHFTGDFHAITTAHNLLAAIVDNHIHQGNELNIDPRRITWRRVLDLNERALRSIICGLGGKANGVPRESGFDITVASEMMAILCLARGLDDMKQRIGKIIIGYTYDNRPVTAQDLKVTGALTLLFKDAIKPNLVQTLENTPAFVHGGPFANIAHGCNSVMATKFALKLADIVVTEAGFGADLGAEKFLDIKCRFAGIKPAAVVIVATVRALKMHGGVPKTDLVGENMAALEKGMDNLVKHIENMRKYGLPVVVAVNAFPTDTPQELEFVEKKCNALGAEVAVSAVWAKGGEGGLALAEKVLQATRKPADFKFLYDETAPIKDKIAVIAKEIYGAADIAYTPAADKTISELTALGYDKTPVCMAKTQYSLSDDAAKLGRPEHFTITVREVRVAAGAGFLVAITGQIMTMPGLPKHPAAERMDIDNNGKIVGLF
- the folD gene encoding bifunctional methylenetetrahydrofolate dehydrogenase/methenyltetrahydrofolate cyclohydrolase FolD produces the protein MPAQILDGKVFSARIKEAVKEDLTAFRQEYGIVPGLAVIIVGANPASKIYVANKHKACGELGIYSEVISLPETVSKAELLDRIAQLNQADNIHGILVQLPLPEHLRAAEAEITNSICPEKDVDGFHPINVGKLSIGEEQLVPCTPWGCIKMLEFAGIPIAGKRAVVIGRSNIVGKPMFHLLLSRNATVTVCHSHTQQLADITRQADILVAAVGKPGFVTKAMVKPGAVVIDVGINRIADKKLAGDVDFDQVKEVAGYITPVPGGVGLLTIAMLLHNTVKAARIVMAKKNKL
- a CDS encoding UbiA-like polyprenyltransferase, with amino-acid sequence MGKLKAHLDNIALSHSVFALPFAYMGAVLAVGGIPGGWDLFWITLAMVGARSAALALNNFIDLKYDRLHPRFTKRPMVTGEVKKGEAVLLVAASLGIFLLAAANLHPLCLKLAPLAVIPLVVYPYMKRFSWTCHLVLGLALSIAPVGAWIAIRGDLTLPVLLLGLAVGVWIAGFDVIYGCQDVEFDKAHGLHSMPVRFGINGALGLTKVMHGISVACFLSIGGLLQLSWPYYMGVGLAAAVLVYQHAIVRYDNLTKVTQAYFMRNGLVGISVFIFTLISIF
- a CDS encoding menaquinone biosynthesis decarboxylase; amino-acid sequence: MAFTDLREFINGLEERGWLKRIQQSVDCQLEITEITDRVSKMSGDKNVALLFENVKGYDVPVLINAFGSMERMAFALGVEKIDDIAREIGSILRLPYISLQNKLELVKIIPTAKRAIHFPKYVKSGPCKEVIIKDQPSLEKFPILQCWPGDAGRFITLPLVFTKNPLTGKRNVGMYRLQVFDGQTTGMHWHIHKNGAANYRAYREMGKDRIEVAVAIGGDPALTYAATAPLPRDIDEMVFAGFLRKKSVELVKCETVDVEVPAQAEIILEGYVNMDEMRREGPFGDHTGYYSLADQYPVFHITCITHRKNPIYPATVVGKPPMEDCFLAKATERIFLPILKMQLPEIVDINLPLEGVFHNCAVISIKKSYPQQAKKVMHAIWGMGQMMFTKMLIVVDQHVNVQDMNEVWWRVFNNIDARRDIVMVDGPLDVLDHSSPMPKWGTKVGIDATKTWPEEGQNREWPDEIVMSDEIKKIVDAKWKDLNLG
- the tatC gene encoding twin-arginine translocase subunit TatC is translated as MSENNTPVDDGEQQEMVTDPKEMSLIEHLAELRKRLIIMIVAVAIGSTACYFYAAELVHFITAPAGKLYYLNPAEAFFTYLKVSFFAGFLLALPIVLYEVWAFVVPALTLKERLATLILVPASVVLFFVGLAFSYFFVLPAGIKFFMGFATDDLQPLFSLGQYLSFVISFLVPFGFIFEMPLFVLVLAKLGIISSGFLIAKRKVVLVLSFVVGALISPTPDIFSQCMVAIPMIILYEISILIVKYILRK
- a CDS encoding twin-arginine translocase TatA/TatE family subunit encodes the protein MFSFSMPELVLILVIALVVFGPGKLPEVGKALGKGIQEFRRATTGEPTKDVTVKAEVISEEKKPDEKK
- a CDS encoding lactate permease LctP family transporter, with product MTWVQDYNPLGSVGLSALVAAIPLFILLYMLGIKRSKGHNAAGIAVVAAILLSIFVFKMPASLAISATLNGALTGIFPIVWIIVTAIWVYNMTVESGEFEIIKNSLASITEDRRLQALFIAFAFGSFIEGTAGFGTPVAITAAMLVGLGFNPVYAAGICLVANTAPVAFGGIGIPVVVLGQVSGIDPMTLSKIIGRQLPFLSVIVPLWVVVMMCGWKRAMEVLPAVIVAGICFAATQFFTSNYISVYLPDITSALVTIIGLLIFLNVWKPTNTWHFPDEKVAATGKVELQYSIGEVLRAWGPYIILAVLVFLWADDKFLGFKKVLVGWEKTLGLTSFAWPGLHNLVMRSAPVVAKTSPYAATYGINFLSAAGTAIFVSGILSLFIIPNYGAKRAVACFGKTIKVLIYPIITIALILGLAYIMNYSGMSSTLGLAFTSTGSAYPFFAPFLGWLGVFLTGSDTSSNALFGSMQQTAAQQLGIDPNLIVASNSSGGVCGKMISPQSIAVATAATGLVGEESTIFRFALPHSVAMIILIGMLTYAQAYVLHWMLP
- a CDS encoding lactate permease LctP family transporter is translated as MTWVQNYSPLGSIGLSALVAAIPLFILLYLLGIKQSKGHVAAFWGLASGILVAILAFQMPVGLAISATLNGILFGIFPIIWIIVTAIWVYNMTVEAGEFEIIKNSLASITDDRRLQAIFIAFAFGSFLEGTAGFGTPVAITAAMLVGLGFNPVYAATICLIANTAPVAFGAIGTPVVVLGQVSGIDPFTLSKIIGRQLPFLSVIVPLWVVVMMCGWKRAMEVLPAVLVAGVCFAGTQYYTSNHISVYLPDITSAFVTIIGLLIFLNVWKPSKIWHFPDEAAATADSKVELQYSLSQVLRAWAPYIILAVFVFLWADNRFLGFKNVLVGWEKALGLTAVTWPGLHNLVIRTAPIVAKDAPYAATWGINFLSAGGSAIFAAGIVSLLIIPHYGVGRAVACFGRTIKILIYPILTVTMVLGLAYVMNYSGMSSTLGLAFTATGAAFPFFAPVLGWLGVFLTGSDTSANALFGSMQKTAATQIGIDPNLCVAANSSGGVCGKMISPQSIAVACASAGLVGKESTIFRAAVPHSIAMLLFICVLTYLQAYVLNWMLP